In Streptomyces sp. NBC_00878, a single window of DNA contains:
- a CDS encoding trypsin-like serine protease, producing the protein MFGLNLAKKAAAVTVAVAAAATTCLLGATTASAAPQPIVGGTTTTAAAYPYVMQITDASQSQFCGGTLVSATKVVTAAHCMVGETTSSVRVVGGRTYRNGTNGTVSQVSKIWINPSYVDAEQGDDVAVLTLSTSMPYTPISYVSSSETSVYAAGATARILGWGTTSSGGSSSNQLRTATVPTVSNATCSSAYGSSYISSDMVCAGYTSGGVDTCQGDSGGPLIIGGKLAGITSWGYGCADAEYPGVYTRLTTFSSLVTTQVNS; encoded by the coding sequence ATGTTCGGGCTCAACCTTGCCAAGAAGGCCGCCGCCGTCACCGTGGCCGTCGCCGCCGCCGCGACGACCTGTCTGCTCGGCGCGACCACCGCGAGCGCCGCTCCCCAGCCCATCGTCGGAGGCACGACGACCACGGCGGCCGCGTACCCGTACGTCATGCAGATCACCGACGCCTCGCAGAGCCAGTTCTGCGGCGGCACCCTGGTGTCGGCGACCAAGGTCGTCACCGCCGCCCACTGCATGGTCGGCGAGACCACGAGCAGCGTCAGAGTCGTCGGCGGCCGCACCTACCGCAACGGCACCAACGGCACGGTCAGCCAGGTCAGCAAGATATGGATCAACCCGAGCTACGTGGACGCCGAGCAGGGTGACGACGTCGCCGTCCTGACCCTGTCGACGTCGATGCCGTACACGCCCATCAGCTACGTCTCCTCCTCCGAGACCAGCGTGTACGCGGCCGGCGCCACCGCCCGCATCCTCGGCTGGGGCACCACCAGCTCGGGCGGCTCCTCCTCCAACCAGCTGCGTACGGCCACGGTCCCGACCGTGTCGAACGCCACCTGCTCCTCGGCGTACGGCTCGTCGTACATCTCCTCCGACATGGTCTGCGCCGGTTACACCTCCGGCGGCGTGGACACCTGCCAGGGCGACAGCGGCGGCCCGCTCATCATCGGCGGCAAGCTCGCCGGCATCACCTCGTGGGGCTACGGCTGCGCGGACGCCGAGTACCCCGGCGTCTACACCCGCCTGACCACCTTCTCCAGCCTGGTGACGACGCAGGTCAACTCCTAG
- a CDS encoding winged helix DNA-binding domain-containing protein yields the protein MTKTTSTAPVLSVRELNRATLDRQLLLRRATLSATDAVEHLVGLQAQNVKPPYYALAARLDGFTPAELSAAMDTREVVRIVTMRSTIHTHTADDCLTLRPLVQAARERELYGFRHGLVGVDLDRLTAISRELVETEPRTLKQLREALLVEWPDADPLALSIAARCRLPLVQVTPRGLWGRSGQVALTTAEHWLGRPSEPAPAPDATVLRYLAAFGPASVRDMQTWAGLTRLREVFERLRPQLVTFRDEHGVELFDLPDAPRPDADTPAPPRLLPEFDNLLLSHADRSRVVSAAYKGRTWQGNQAHRTLLVDGFVEGVWRLDESRDEAVITIEPFGTLGKRQRDDVVEEATRMLSVLSEAPSYDIRFGTVRSGTAVRG from the coding sequence ATGACGAAGACGACCTCGACCGCCCCCGTGCTGAGCGTCCGTGAGCTGAACCGCGCGACCCTCGACCGGCAACTGCTCCTGCGCCGGGCCACCCTGTCCGCGACGGACGCCGTCGAACACCTCGTCGGCCTCCAGGCGCAGAACGTGAAACCCCCGTACTACGCGCTCGCCGCCCGCCTGGACGGATTCACGCCCGCGGAACTCTCGGCCGCCATGGACACGCGCGAGGTCGTACGCATCGTGACCATGCGCTCCACCATCCACACCCACACCGCCGACGACTGCCTCACGCTGCGGCCGCTCGTGCAGGCCGCGCGCGAGCGGGAGCTGTACGGCTTCCGCCACGGACTCGTCGGCGTCGACCTCGACCGGCTCACCGCGATCAGCCGGGAGCTCGTCGAGACCGAGCCGCGCACGCTGAAGCAGTTGCGTGAAGCACTGCTCGTCGAGTGGCCGGACGCCGACCCGCTGGCCCTCTCCATCGCGGCCCGCTGCCGGCTGCCCCTCGTCCAGGTCACCCCGCGCGGTCTGTGGGGCCGCAGCGGGCAGGTCGCGCTCACCACCGCCGAGCACTGGCTCGGCCGGCCCAGCGAACCGGCGCCCGCCCCCGACGCCACCGTCCTGCGCTATCTCGCCGCCTTCGGCCCCGCCTCCGTCAGGGACATGCAGACCTGGGCCGGACTGACCCGCCTGCGCGAGGTCTTCGAACGGCTCCGGCCCCAACTGGTCACCTTCCGCGACGAGCACGGCGTCGAGCTCTTCGACCTGCCCGACGCGCCCCGCCCGGACGCGGACACACCGGCCCCGCCGCGCCTGCTGCCCGAGTTCGACAACCTGCTCCTCTCGCACGCCGACCGCTCGCGCGTGGTGTCCGCCGCGTACAAGGGCCGTACCTGGCAAGGGAATCAGGCCCACCGCACGCTTCTCGTCGACGGCTTCGTGGAAGGTGTGTGGCGGCTGGACGAGTCCCGCGACGAGGCCGTGATCACCATCGAGCCCTTCGGCACGCTCGGCAAGCGGCAGCGGGACGACGTGGTCGAGGAAGCGACGCGCATGCTGTCGGTGCTGAGCGAGGCGCCCTCTTACGACATCCGGTTCGGGACCGTCCGGTCCGGGACCGCCGTACGGGGCTGA
- a CDS encoding magnesium and cobalt transport protein CorA encodes MSDRRARRPVPPSGGGRKPVWRRAVAPTAPPPADPPAPSPAPTEPAPAESGSVVQAALYRDGVRVATPASLADTFRELREQQDGMAWIGLARPTEEEILSLAAEFDLHPLAVEDAMEAHQRPKLERYGDTLFVVLRAARYLDASEEVDFGELHVFIGPDFLITVRHGAAPDLSAVRHRMEETPELLKLGPEAVLYAILDAVVDGYAPVVAGVQNDIDEIETEVFGGDPWVSRRIYELSREMVEFQRATRPLVGMLHALMAGFAKYGTDEELQRYLRDVADHVTHTSERVDGFRQALTDILTVNATLVTQQQNAEMRALAEAGFEQNEEIKKISSWAAILFAPTLVGTIYGMNFENMPELGWRFGYPFAIGLMGMVCASLYVIFKRRDWL; translated from the coding sequence ATGTCAGACCGCCGAGCCCGCCGCCCCGTGCCCCCATCCGGGGGCGGCCGGAAGCCTGTGTGGCGGCGCGCCGTGGCTCCGACGGCGCCACCGCCCGCGGATCCCCCGGCGCCAAGTCCGGCCCCCACCGAGCCGGCCCCCGCGGAGTCCGGCAGCGTCGTACAGGCGGCGCTCTACCGCGACGGGGTGCGTGTCGCGACCCCCGCCTCCCTCGCGGACACGTTCCGGGAGCTGCGCGAGCAGCAGGACGGCATGGCGTGGATCGGCCTGGCCCGCCCGACGGAGGAGGAAATCCTTTCCCTGGCGGCCGAGTTCGACCTCCACCCGCTGGCGGTCGAGGACGCGATGGAGGCCCATCAGCGACCGAAGCTGGAGCGCTACGGCGATACGCTCTTCGTCGTTCTGCGCGCCGCCCGGTACCTCGACGCATCGGAGGAGGTCGACTTCGGCGAGCTGCACGTCTTCATCGGCCCGGACTTCCTGATCACGGTCCGGCACGGCGCGGCCCCCGACCTCTCGGCCGTGCGCCACCGCATGGAGGAGACGCCGGAGCTGCTGAAACTCGGCCCCGAGGCGGTGCTGTACGCGATCCTCGACGCGGTCGTGGACGGTTACGCCCCGGTCGTCGCCGGTGTCCAGAACGACATCGACGAGATCGAGACCGAGGTCTTCGGCGGCGACCCCTGGGTCTCCCGCCGCATCTACGAACTCTCGCGCGAGATGGTCGAGTTCCAGCGCGCCACCCGTCCTCTGGTCGGCATGCTGCACGCCCTGATGGCCGGCTTCGCGAAGTACGGCACCGACGAGGAACTCCAGCGCTACCTCCGCGACGTCGCCGACCACGTCACCCACACCAGCGAACGCGTGGACGGCTTCCGCCAGGCCCTCACGGACATCCTCACGGTGAACGCGACCCTGGTCACCCAACAGCAGAACGCGGAGATGCGAGCACTGGCCGAGGCAGGCTTCGAACAGAACGAGGAGATCAAGAAGATCTCGTCGTGGGCGGCGATCCTGTTCGCACCGACGCTGGTCGGCACGATCTACGGCATGAACTTCGAGAACATGCCGGAACTGGGCTGGCGCTTCGGCTACCCCTTCGCGATCGGCTTGATGGGCATGGTCTGCGCCAGCTTGTACGTCATCTTCAAGCGACGGGACTGGCTCTGA
- a CDS encoding glycerophosphodiester phosphodiesterase family protein, whose protein sequence is MTRLVFGRSVHLATALALALTLTGAVVGAGLSNGEDPAKIDLIADQGASTARGGSDDSYVFGGRGQGGRTPAERAYRDLLDHSGNAKILTVAHRGQWRYAPENSMPAIRAAFEQGAEIAEIDVRLTKDGVPVLMHDESVDRTTNGSGRIADLTFAQIKDLRLKEGLGGNQASVTDERIPTLEETMTFVKDRGLVNLDKGWPFREEIWKILTKTGTVRNGLYKSNAPVEEVKDFLDTHKGAVYMHMIGDANLSHFTQFGDDQPVAYEVNFASIAEASARKPFLDAVAKRSRVWSNTMWNGLADRMTDEASLVDPLRGWEGLVRGFNTSIFQTDDVEKLESWLRTGEGDPLPRGAVRVQAEDFRPGEGVGYHDNDAANVGDLPMRPGEGVDISDADGNVRVSWMRGGEWLSYEMAVPRTGIYAVSARVSSPYSPAGHYTLSFDGGPQSKRVAVLNTTSHNKEVLQPSGVTQRLTAGRHTVRVSLPADVYQNWNLDYLQFDLVRR, encoded by the coding sequence ATGACAAGACTTGTTTTCGGTCGCAGTGTGCACCTCGCCACCGCCCTTGCCCTCGCCCTCACTCTGACCGGCGCGGTCGTCGGCGCAGGCCTTTCGAACGGCGAAGATCCGGCCAAGATCGATCTCATCGCCGACCAAGGCGCCAGTACTGCTCGCGGGGGCAGCGACGACTCGTACGTCTTCGGCGGTCGCGGTCAAGGCGGTCGTACCCCGGCCGAACGCGCTTACCGCGATCTGCTTGACCACAGCGGCAACGCCAAGATCCTGACTGTCGCCCACCGCGGTCAGTGGCGATACGCCCCTGAGAACTCCATGCCCGCGATCCGGGCCGCGTTCGAACAGGGGGCCGAGATCGCCGAGATCGACGTCCGGCTCACCAAGGACGGTGTGCCCGTCCTGATGCATGACGAGTCGGTGGACCGCACAACCAATGGCAGTGGCAGGATCGCCGATCTGACGTTCGCCCAGATCAAGGATCTCCGGCTCAAGGAGGGTCTGGGCGGTAACCAGGCCTCAGTCACCGACGAGCGGATCCCGACGCTCGAAGAGACCATGACGTTCGTCAAGGACCGCGGGTTGGTCAACCTCGACAAGGGCTGGCCGTTCCGTGAGGAGATCTGGAAAATCCTGACGAAGACCGGCACCGTCCGCAACGGCCTCTACAAGAGCAACGCCCCGGTCGAGGAGGTCAAGGACTTCCTTGACACCCACAAGGGCGCCGTCTACATGCACATGATCGGGGACGCCAACCTCAGCCACTTCACCCAGTTCGGTGACGACCAACCGGTCGCCTACGAAGTCAACTTCGCCAGTATCGCCGAAGCCTCGGCCCGCAAGCCCTTCCTTGACGCCGTGGCCAAGCGCAGCCGGGTGTGGAGCAACACGATGTGGAACGGCCTGGCGGACCGGATGACCGATGAGGCGTCACTCGTCGATCCCCTGCGCGGCTGGGAAGGTCTGGTGCGCGGCTTCAACACGTCCATCTTCCAGACCGACGACGTGGAGAAACTGGAGTCCTGGCTGCGCACCGGGGAGGGTGACCCCCTTCCGCGTGGAGCCGTGAGGGTGCAGGCCGAGGACTTCCGGCCCGGTGAGGGCGTCGGCTACCACGACAACGACGCGGCCAACGTCGGGGATCTGCCTATGCGCCCGGGTGAGGGCGTCGACATCAGCGACGCCGACGGCAATGTCCGGGTCTCCTGGATGCGCGGCGGTGAGTGGCTCAGCTATGAGATGGCGGTTCCGCGCACCGGAATTTACGCGGTCTCGGCCCGGGTGTCCTCCCCTTACTCCCCCGCAGGTCACTACACGCTCTCCTTCGACGGCGGCCCCCAGAGCAAGCGTGTCGCCGTGCTCAACACCACCAGCCACAACAAGGAGGTACTCCAGCCGAGCGGCGTGACCCAACGTCTCACCGCAGGACGCCACACGGTCCGCGTGAGTCTCCCGGCAGATGTCTACCAGAACTGGAACCTCGACTACCTTCAGTTTGATCTGGTCCGCCGCTGA
- a CDS encoding ferredoxin reductase family protein, whose product MAVASNTVRRRGTVLPVDAARWAMWSFVIVNVVVVEALFLGAGSGKNGVLTVAKFFGLHAALLMLFQLLLVARLPWLDRRIGMDRLTVWHRWVGFLLLWTVLTHATLVVLGYANLDDASMVKTFVALSGVPASLLGMLAAAVIVVIAVMSTRPLRRRLPYEVWHGLHLLLYVALGLSFVHQLQETTTFASSAFATAYWWLLWLFAFGALLTGRVAMPLWRNAYHRFRVAAVVPESDNVVSVYVTGRHLDKLPARAGQFCIWRFPGHNNWWLANPFSLSAAPGGQGLRLTAKAAGSTSAGLRNVPVGSRAFVEGPYGAFTSLHRTRPGTLLIAGGVGITPVRAMLEEEATGDVVVLYRVRSETDAVLLNEVRHLVALRGGRLHLLTGRTGEGGTPTFGPDSLHRLVPDITERDVYVCGPPAMTKAVLAGLRDLRVPARQIHAEKFGLA is encoded by the coding sequence ATGGCGGTGGCGAGTAACACGGTGCGGCGCAGAGGCACGGTGCTTCCGGTGGATGCGGCGCGCTGGGCGATGTGGAGTTTCGTCATCGTCAATGTGGTGGTCGTCGAGGCGCTGTTCCTGGGCGCCGGTTCGGGCAAGAACGGGGTGCTCACGGTCGCCAAGTTCTTCGGACTGCACGCGGCCCTGTTGATGCTGTTCCAACTGCTGCTGGTGGCCCGGCTGCCCTGGCTGGACCGGCGCATCGGGATGGACCGGCTCACGGTGTGGCACCGCTGGGTCGGCTTCTTGCTGCTGTGGACCGTCCTCACGCACGCCACGCTGGTGGTGCTCGGCTATGCGAACCTCGACGACGCGTCCATGGTGAAGACGTTCGTCGCGCTCAGCGGGGTGCCGGCCTCCCTGCTGGGCATGCTCGCCGCGGCCGTCATCGTCGTGATCGCCGTGATGTCCACCCGGCCCCTGCGGCGGCGACTGCCGTACGAGGTCTGGCACGGTCTGCACCTGCTGCTTTACGTGGCCCTGGGCCTGTCGTTCGTCCACCAGCTGCAGGAGACCACGACGTTCGCGTCCTCCGCGTTCGCCACGGCCTACTGGTGGCTCCTGTGGCTGTTCGCCTTCGGCGCCCTGCTGACCGGCCGTGTCGCCATGCCGCTGTGGCGCAACGCGTACCACCGGTTCCGCGTCGCGGCCGTGGTACCGGAGTCGGACAACGTGGTCTCCGTGTACGTCACCGGCCGACACCTCGACAAACTCCCGGCCAGGGCAGGGCAGTTCTGCATCTGGCGGTTCCCCGGACACAACAACTGGTGGCTGGCCAACCCCTTCTCCCTGTCGGCGGCGCCGGGCGGCCAGGGGCTGCGCCTCACGGCGAAGGCGGCGGGCAGCACCAGCGCCGGCCTGCGGAACGTCCCGGTCGGCAGCCGCGCGTTCGTCGAAGGACCGTACGGGGCGTTCACCTCGCTGCACCGGACCCGGCCCGGCACCCTGCTGATCGCCGGGGGTGTGGGGATCACGCCCGTGCGGGCCATGCTGGAGGAAGAGGCGACCGGTGACGTCGTCGTGCTGTACCGGGTACGCAGCGAGACCGACGCCGTCCTGCTGAACGAGGTGCGCCACCTGGTCGCGCTACGGGGCGGACGGCTGCACCTGCTCACCGGCAGAACCGGCGAGGGCGGCACCCCGACCTTCGGCCCGGACAGCCTGCACCGGCTGGTCCCCGACATCACCGAACGCGACGTGTACGTCTGCGGCCCGCCCGCCATGACCAAAGCCGTACTCGCCGGCCTACGAGACCTGCGGGTCCCCGCACGACAGATCCACGCCGAGAAATTCGGCCTGGCCTGA
- a CDS encoding class I SAM-dependent methyltransferase, with protein sequence MTIAACRVCGNRTLLQVLDLGEQALTGVFPHSRTEVVPTAPLELVKCSPDGCGLVQLRNTADLKLMYGLQYGYRSGIRPFMINHLRSKVDELTRLVDIGPDDLVLDIGSNDGTLLSGYPANGPTLVGVDPTGEKWREFYPEHIDLIPDFFSREVFAAHYGSRRAKVITSIAMFYDLPDPLGFMEEVKGTLADDGVWMLEMSYLPAMLEATAYDVICHEHLEYYAFRQIEWMAERVGLDIVRAEITDVYGGSLCVTLAKRGSGHRRDEAALNRLRARETGLGLDTMAPYESFAGRVREHRDGLRDFLDTSRKDGKLTLGYGASTKGNVILQYCGIGEESLPCIGEVSPEKAGRFTPGTLIPIVSEREALAQRPDQLLVLPWVYRDGFIEREGEFLSRGGKLVFPLPAPLSIV encoded by the coding sequence ATGACCATCGCGGCGTGCCGTGTGTGCGGCAATCGCACACTGCTTCAGGTGCTGGATCTGGGAGAACAGGCACTGACCGGCGTATTCCCTCACAGTCGCACGGAAGTTGTGCCGACCGCCCCACTCGAGCTGGTCAAGTGCTCGCCGGACGGATGCGGTCTCGTCCAGCTCCGGAACACCGCCGATCTCAAGCTTATGTACGGCCTTCAGTACGGTTACCGCTCCGGCATCCGCCCATTCATGATCAATCATCTCCGTAGTAAGGTCGACGAACTCACCAGACTTGTCGACATCGGACCCGATGACCTGGTCCTGGACATCGGAAGCAACGATGGGACCCTGCTGTCCGGGTATCCGGCGAACGGCCCCACTCTCGTTGGAGTGGATCCGACCGGCGAAAAATGGCGAGAGTTCTATCCTGAACACATCGACCTGATCCCAGACTTTTTCTCTCGGGAAGTCTTCGCCGCGCACTACGGCTCCCGCCGGGCCAAGGTCATCACCTCGATAGCCATGTTCTACGACCTGCCCGACCCGCTCGGGTTCATGGAAGAGGTGAAGGGAACACTCGCTGACGACGGTGTGTGGATGCTGGAGATGAGCTATCTTCCGGCAATGCTCGAGGCGACCGCCTATGACGTGATATGCCACGAGCACCTGGAGTACTACGCGTTTCGTCAGATCGAGTGGATGGCCGAGCGCGTCGGCCTCGACATCGTGAGAGCGGAGATTACCGACGTCTACGGCGGCAGCCTCTGCGTCACGCTCGCCAAGCGGGGCTCCGGGCATCGGCGTGACGAGGCGGCGCTGAACCGCTTGCGTGCCCGGGAGACCGGACTGGGGCTCGACACCATGGCGCCCTACGAGTCCTTCGCCGGGCGTGTTCGCGAACACCGCGACGGCCTACGCGACTTCCTCGACACCTCGCGCAAAGACGGCAAGCTGACCTTGGGCTACGGCGCATCGACCAAGGGAAACGTGATTCTCCAGTATTGCGGCATCGGAGAGGAGAGTCTGCCGTGCATCGGAGAGGTCAGCCCGGAGAAGGCCGGCCGATTCACCCCCGGCACCCTCATTCCCATCGTCTCCGAGAGGGAGGCCCTCGCACAACGTCCCGACCAGCTGCTGGTGCTCCCATGGGTCTACCGGGACGGATTCATTGAGCGGGAAGGCGAGTTCCTGTCCCGCGGCGGCAAGTTGGTCTTCCCGCTGCCCGCGCCACTGAGCATCGTGTAG
- the rfbH gene encoding lipopolysaccharide biosynthesis protein RfbH, translated as MNDNLKDEILALVSEYHHEAESAASTWVAGESRVLASGAVLTAADRIALVEAALDLRIASGSYAIRFERALAGYLGLRKAHLTNSGSSANLLALSALTAPELGDRGLRRGDEVITVAAGFPTTVNPIIQNGLVPVFVDIDLSTYNTTAELVEAAIGPKTRAIMIAHALGNPFEAAEIRELADRHGLWFVEDNCDAVGSTYRGKKTGTFGHLSTVSFYPAHHLTMGEGGCVLTNSMELARLVESYRDWGRDCWCEPGEDDRCKKRFGWQLGTLPYGYDHKYIFSHVGYNLKATDLQAALGLSQLERLPEFCDSRRKNWLRMRSGLQDAPGLILPEPAPNSDPSWFGFVLTVQDSAAYSRRELQLHLESKRISTRLLFSGNLTRHPAYGRVDYRISGSLSNSDKVASDTLWIGIYPGVTEEMIDYVIHEIWSFTKGSLR; from the coding sequence ATGAACGACAATCTCAAGGACGAGATTCTCGCGCTGGTCAGCGAGTACCACCACGAGGCCGAGTCGGCGGCATCCACATGGGTGGCCGGCGAGAGCCGGGTGCTGGCCTCGGGCGCCGTACTGACGGCGGCGGACCGGATAGCACTGGTCGAAGCGGCCCTGGACCTGCGCATCGCATCCGGGAGCTATGCCATTCGATTCGAGCGGGCCCTGGCCGGCTATCTCGGACTGCGCAAGGCTCATCTGACCAACTCCGGGTCCTCGGCCAACCTGCTGGCGCTGTCGGCGCTGACCGCACCGGAGTTGGGCGACCGCGGGCTGCGCCGGGGCGACGAAGTGATCACGGTAGCGGCAGGCTTCCCGACCACTGTCAACCCGATCATCCAGAACGGACTGGTGCCGGTCTTCGTCGATATCGACCTGAGCACCTACAACACCACCGCGGAGCTGGTGGAGGCGGCGATCGGCCCCAAGACGAGGGCGATAATGATCGCGCACGCGCTGGGCAACCCCTTCGAGGCCGCCGAGATCCGGGAGTTGGCCGACCGGCACGGGCTGTGGTTCGTGGAGGACAACTGCGACGCCGTCGGCTCCACCTACCGCGGCAAAAAAACGGGAACCTTCGGGCACCTCAGCACAGTCAGCTTCTACCCGGCTCACCATCTCACGATGGGTGAGGGCGGCTGCGTCCTGACGAACAGCATGGAACTCGCGCGCCTTGTCGAGTCCTATCGGGACTGGGGGCGGGACTGCTGGTGTGAACCGGGAGAAGACGATCGGTGCAAGAAGCGTTTCGGCTGGCAGCTCGGCACGCTTCCCTATGGCTATGACCATAAATACATTTTCTCCCATGTGGGATACAACCTTAAGGCGACTGATCTGCAGGCGGCATTGGGGCTGTCTCAGTTGGAGCGGTTGCCTGAATTCTGTGACAGTCGACGCAAGAATTGGCTCCGCATGAGATCGGGGCTGCAGGATGCTCCAGGTCTTATATTGCCCGAACCTGCACCGAACAGTGATCCAAGCTGGTTCGGGTTTGTGCTGACGGTTCAAGATTCAGCGGCGTACTCTCGCCGGGAATTGCAACTCCATTTGGAATCAAAACGTATCAGCACCCGGCTACTATTCAGCGGCAACCTCACCCGTCATCCCGCTTATGGACGCGTCGACTACCGAATATCCGGCAGTTTGTCCAATAGCGACAAGGTCGCTAGTGACACGCTATGGATCGGGATTTACCCCGGCGTGACCGAGGAGATGATCGACTATGTGATTCACGAAATCTGGTCATTCACGAAGGGGTCTTTGCGCTGA
- a CDS encoding NAD(P)-dependent oxidoreductase produces the protein MTSESLVGTPRTKVLLIGGTGFLGRHVLNRLSTAGMEVTVVTRRPAALSAGCRVVELDGSAPRRAQFASMINRFTPDAVVNTVGEIWRNDASLLQAANAELPEQLALAMADLGSTARLVHLGSSLEYGPLPRPHATDEGCPEAPRSEYGRTKLRGTRRIFEVAREASLDIVVLRIFNAIGSNMSPVSLLGRTLQTLTRARRDGHPARLTLFDLSQHRDYADARDVAEAVLRSTVSRRLSGVPVLNIGTGRAASAYELVRGLALASGVEFAIDVLPAPEGGGRSLAAGWQIADPTLARRHLDWSAARTLPETLRWIWRTAGEGQAQPIAGCPAEGTR, from the coding sequence ATGACCTCGGAGTCCCTCGTCGGAACCCCGCGAACCAAAGTCCTCCTGATCGGTGGCACCGGATTCCTCGGTCGGCATGTCCTCAACAGGCTGTCCACGGCGGGCATGGAAGTCACTGTGGTGACCAGGCGGCCGGCCGCTCTGTCGGCCGGGTGCAGGGTGGTCGAGCTGGACGGCAGCGCTCCGCGGCGGGCTCAGTTCGCCTCGATGATCAACCGGTTCACCCCGGATGCCGTGGTCAACACCGTCGGTGAGATCTGGCGGAACGACGCCTCTTTGCTGCAGGCAGCCAATGCCGAACTCCCGGAGCAACTGGCGCTGGCGATGGCCGACCTCGGCAGCACCGCCCGGTTGGTGCACCTCGGCTCATCGCTGGAGTACGGGCCATTGCCCCGCCCACACGCGACCGACGAGGGTTGCCCGGAGGCGCCGCGGTCGGAGTACGGGCGAACCAAGTTGCGGGGCACCCGGAGGATCTTCGAGGTCGCCCGAGAGGCGTCGCTGGACATCGTGGTCCTCCGCATCTTCAACGCCATCGGATCGAACATGTCGCCTGTGAGCCTGCTCGGCAGGACCCTGCAGACGCTCACCCGAGCGCGGCGGGACGGACACCCGGCGCGGCTCACCCTGTTCGACTTGAGTCAGCACCGCGACTACGCCGATGCCCGTGATGTGGCGGAGGCGGTCCTCCGCTCGACCGTCTCGCGGCGGCTCTCGGGCGTACCGGTGCTCAATATCGGCACCGGGCGGGCCGCCAGTGCCTACGAGTTGGTCCGCGGGCTCGCGTTGGCCAGCGGAGTCGAGTTTGCGATCGACGTGCTCCCGGCGCCCGAGGGCGGCGGGCGGTCTCTGGCCGCCGGCTGGCAGATCGCGGATCCGACTCTGGCTCGGCGTCACCTGGACTGGTCGGCTGCTCGAACGCTACCGGAGACCCTGCGCTGGATCTGGCGGACAGCCGGAGAGGGCCAGGCCCAACCCATTGCTGGCTGCCCCGCGGAAGGTACCCGATGA
- a CDS encoding Gfo/Idh/MocA family protein: MAAAQGPLRVGVLGCADIAWRRTLPAMAACPDIEVAAVASRDEAKARRFAAAFGDPRVLGYEELLASRDIDAVYIPLPVMMHADWVAKALRAGKHVLAEKPLAADAKSADGLLALAESRGLVLLENVVFPHHSQHLRVRHLLADGAVGELRDFTSVFTIPPLPDENMRYHPDIGGGALLDMGIYPIRAALHYLGSALEVVHAVLRVRARTGAVVSGRILACTPGGATADLVFGMEHSYRTGCAFAGSRGLLRLDRAFTPPPSFQPVLYIERQDHREEVTLPMDDQFGNIVRYFANAVLTGSKTLDQSAASRLQARLIDDVEQTAIRIEVP; the protein is encoded by the coding sequence ATGGCCGCAGCACAAGGTCCCTTACGCGTTGGCGTTCTCGGCTGCGCCGACATCGCCTGGCGCCGCACTCTGCCGGCGATGGCCGCCTGCCCCGACATCGAGGTCGCCGCCGTCGCCAGCCGCGACGAGGCAAAGGCGAGGCGGTTCGCGGCGGCCTTCGGCGATCCCCGGGTACTGGGCTACGAGGAGCTTCTCGCCTCCCGCGACATCGACGCGGTCTACATACCGCTGCCGGTAATGATGCATGCCGACTGGGTCGCGAAGGCACTGCGGGCGGGCAAGCATGTGCTCGCCGAGAAGCCGCTGGCCGCGGATGCGAAGAGCGCGGACGGGCTGTTGGCGCTCGCCGAATCACGGGGCCTGGTGCTACTGGAGAACGTTGTGTTCCCGCATCACTCGCAGCACCTCCGTGTCCGGCACCTGCTCGCCGACGGAGCGGTCGGCGAGCTGAGGGACTTCACGAGTGTGTTCACGATTCCGCCGCTGCCCGACGAGAACATGCGCTACCACCCGGACATCGGCGGCGGCGCCCTGCTGGACATGGGCATCTATCCGATCCGCGCCGCCCTGCACTACCTCGGCTCCGCCCTTGAAGTGGTCCATGCCGTCCTGCGGGTTCGCGCCCGCACGGGTGCCGTGGTGTCCGGACGCATCCTCGCGTGCACGCCCGGGGGAGCGACGGCCGACCTGGTCTTCGGAATGGAGCACTCCTATCGGACCGGCTGCGCGTTCGCCGGTAGCCGAGGCCTGCTGCGGCTCGACCGGGCGTTCACACCGCCGCCGTCGTTTCAGCCGGTGCTGTACATCGAGCGGCAGGACCACCGTGAGGAGGTCACGCTCCCGATGGACGACCAGTTCGGCAACATCGTGCGGTACTTCGCGAATGCGGTGCTGACGGGATCGAAAACGCTCGATCAATCAGCGGCGAGCCGCCTCCAGGCTCGACTGATTGACGACGTGGAACAAACCGCAATACGGATCGAGGTCCCTTAG